A genomic region of Megalobrama amblycephala isolate DHTTF-2021 linkage group LG6, ASM1881202v1, whole genome shotgun sequence contains the following coding sequences:
- the chaf1b gene encoding chromatin assembly factor 1 subunit B, whose translation MKVVTCEIAWHNKEPVYSLDFQQSGEGRTQRLATAGVDTTVRMWRVDKGPDGKAVVEFLSNLARHTKAVNVVRFSPTAEVLASGGDDAAILLWKLNDNKEPEQTPTFQEDEDAQLNKESWSVVKTLRGHIEDVYDISWTSDGNFMVSGSVDNTAIMWDINKGQKMGIFNDHKSYVQGVAWDPLGQYISTLSCDRVMRVYSVHNRRKAYSVSKMTSAAAADGEVKNYRMFHDDSMRSFFRRLTFTPDGSFLLAPAGCVEAGENVTNTTYVFSRRSLKRPIAHLPCPSKATLAVRCSPVYFELRTKRTEDGSLKPVSNTFNLPYRLVFAVASEDSIFFYDTQQTLPFGYVSNIHYHTLSDLSWSRDGSFLAVSSTDGYCSFVSFEEGELGTALKERPPLEMVAPSSTNEKKGKRPSANGRTASPVPRQANTPAAQEKEKEGSTGLASSKTPSVSGSEEKRTPQGLKTKPQPRRITLNTLEGWGKPSTPKSPAAAASTAPSTPKSAPSTPGSSRGPLTPHTAPSTPLGPLNSKSTTTPKGPTPRRISLTPVVSRSPTPFATPSSTEKAKHERPSPPSDPACKPPESKRSKTDVLNGSAQSSEHKEGTEPSITPLEP comes from the exons ATGAAGGTGGTAACATGTGAGATTGCCTGGCATAATAAGGAGCCAGTGTACAGTCTGGATTTCCAGCAGAGCGGTGAGGGAAGGACACAGCGGCTGGCTACAGCTGGGGTGGACACCACCGTACGG ATGTGGCGTGTGGATAAAGGGCCTGATGGGAAGGCGGTCGTTGAGTTTTTGTCTAACTTGGCACGACATACTAAAGCAGTGAACGTAGTGCGTTTCTCACCCACCGCTGAGGTCTTGGCTTCTGGAGGCGATG ATGCTGCTATCTTGCTTTGGAAACTGAATGACAATAAGGAGCCTGAACAAACCCCGACCTTTCAGGAAGATGAAGATGCTCAGCTCAATAAAGAGAGCTGGAGTGTGGTAAAGACTCTGAG GGGACACATTGAGGATGTATATGATATCTCATGGACCAGCGATGGAAATTTCATGGTTTCTGGCTCTGTTGACAACACTGCCATCATGTGGGACATCAACAAGG GTCAGAAGATGGGCATTTTTAATGATCACAAGAGTTATGTGCAAGGAGTAGCATGGGACCCACTTGGGCAATACATCAGCACATTAAGCTGTGACAG GGTGATGCGTGTGTACAGTGTTCACAATAGGAGAAAAGCTTACAGCGTGAGTAAGATGACGTCAGCCGCTGCTGCAGATGGAGAG GTGAAAAACTACAGAATGTTCCATGATGACAGCATGAGATCATTCTTCAGACGTCTCACCTTCACACCAGATGGGTCATTCCTCCTTGCACcag ctgGGTGTGTTGAGGCTGGAGAGAATGTCACAAACACCACATACGTGTTCTCCAGACGAAGCTTGAAGAG GCCCATTGCTCATCTGCCCTGTCCATCTAAAGCGACCCTGGCTGTGCGCTGCAGCCCAGTGTACTTTGAGCTGAGGACAAAGAGAACTGAAG ATGGATCACTCAAGCCGGTGTCAAACACATTTAATTTGCCATATCGGCTGGTGTTTGCAGTTGCATCAGAAGACTCTATCTTCTTTTATGACACACAACAGACGCTGCCATTCGGATATGTGTCCAACATTCACTACCACACACTGAGTGATCTGAGCTG GTCTCGTGATGGCTCCTTCTTGGCAGTGTCTTCCACTGATGGCTACTGTTCCTTCGTGTCATTTGAAGAGGGGGAACTCGGCACCGCGTTGAAGGAGCGACCTCCGCTGGAGATGGTGGCCCCATCCTCTACCAATGAGAAGAAAGGCAAGAGACCTTCAGCCAATGGCAGGACTGCTTCCCCGGTGCCTCGCCAGGCCAACACACCTGCTGCGCAGGAAAAGGAGAAAGAGGGATCTACTGGCCTTGCATCCTCAAAGACTCCCAGCGTATCTGGTTCAGAAGAGAAACGTACACCGCAAGGGCTGAAAACCAAACCTCAGCCCAGAAGGATCACACTCAACACCCTGGAGGGCTGGGGTAAACCCAGCACCCCCAAATCACCAGCAGCTGCTGCCAGTACAGCCCCCAGCACACCTAAATCTGCTCCCTCTACCCCTGGATCCAGCAGAGGACCTCTTACACCTCATACAGCCCCCAGCACTCCCCTTGGACCCCTGAACTCCAAAAGTACCACAACTCCAAAAGGACCCACTCCTAG ACGAATTTCACTGACTCCAGTTGTATCCAGATCCCCCACTCCCTTTGCCACCCCATCTTCCACTGAGAAAGCCAAGCATG AGAGACCATCTCCTCCCAGTGACCCAGCGTGCAAACCTCCTGAATCCAAGAGGTCCAAGACTGATGTTCTCAACGGTTCTGCCCAGAGCAGTGAGCACAAAGAGGGCACAGAACCCAGCATCACACCCCTGGAACCATAG